A window of Equus caballus isolate H_3958 breed thoroughbred chromosome 10, TB-T2T, whole genome shotgun sequence contains these coding sequences:
- the LOC102148457 gene encoding tigger transposable element-derived protein 1 has product MAWGGGMKTIPHLQVSGKAPLGGIGLRPSARRDRKSITLHMKLEVLRRFEEGEKLTQIARALGLATSTVASIRVNKDKIRANSQAATPVSATQLTRCRGVVMGHMERLLSLWIEEQKRQNLPVSTLLIQDKARRLFAQLQHEQGDGTQVETFGASNGWFARFKMRHNVLLTDEPAVADAQAAAQYPPVLRTILEEGQYSPSQVFNVDETGLFWKRLPERMLLALEGAAGPGPKASKDHLTLLLGGNAAGDFKLKPLLVYPSENPRALRGCSKSSLPVVWRSNRNDWLTPSIFQEWFTGCFCPAVESYCASHGLPHRALLLLDGAPCHPAHLGGLSAHVRVEFLPKNTSALIQPMNQGIIAAFKAHYLHRMLSQLVQETAGEDRPSVREFWRSYTVITAVDNIAEAWAELQPATMNSAWRKLWPECVPTGAPEPNAVPQLHRSIMALASHVGLGDVAEADVTCLLQAHGEPLPRGIPQDAEDGDASASELPWEVGKGLASRRPEPDLTGAVVGAGTKEEAGVGAPSPEHLAQALSHFAAGLRVLTENDPNRERSLRVSRGVHCALARLRELHRERRRQDQAATSSGGPVVLATRELAGSLHSPQVGPTGWTSG; this is encoded by the coding sequence ATGGCTTGGGGAGGCGGAATGAAGACAATCCCCCACCTGCAGGTATCAGGGAAGGCGCCCCTTGGTGGGATTGGCCTCCGTCCCAGTGCCAGGCGGGACCGGAAGTCCATCACCCTGCATATGAAGTTGGAGGTGCTTCGGAGGTTTGAGGAGGGTGAGAAGCTGACACAGATTGCccgggccctggggctggccacCTCCACTGTCGCCTCTATCCGTGTCAACAAGGACAAGATCCGTGCCAATTCTCAGGCAGCCACACCTGTCAGTGCCACACAGCTCACCCGCTGCCGGGGTGTGGTGATGGGCCACATGGAACGCTTGCTGAGCCTGTGGATTGAGGAGCAGAAGCGGCAGAACCTGCCTGTCAGCACACTGCTTATCCAGGACAAAGCACGTCGGCTCTTTGCGCAGCTGCAGCACGAGCAGGGTGATGGCACCCAGGTCGAGACTTTCGGGGCCAGCAATGGCTGGTTTGCCCGTTTCAAGATGCGCCACAATGTGCTGTTGACAGATGAGCCAGCTGTGGCTGATGCCCAGGCTGCAGCCCAGTACCCCCCAGTGCTGCGCACCATTCTGGAGGAAGGCCAGTACTCACCAAGCCAAGTCTTCAACGTGGATGAGACGGGCCTGTTCTGGAAGCGGCTGCCTGAGCGCATGCTGCTGGCACTGGAGGGGGCAGCTGGGCCTGGGCCCAAGGCCTCTAAGGACCACCTGACCCTGCTGCTCGGTGgcaatgcagctggtgacttcaAGCTGAAGCCCCTGCTAGTGTACCCCTCAGAGAACCCACGCGCCCTCAGGGGCTGCTCCAAGTCCAGCTTGCCTGTGGTCTGGCGCTCCAACCGCAATGATTGGCTGACGCCCAGCATCTTCCAAGAGTGGTTCACTGGCTGTTTCTGCCCTGCTGTGGAGAGCTACTGTGCCAGCCACGGCCTCCCGCACCGTGCCCTGCTGCTCCTGGATGGTGCGCCCTGCCACCCTGCCCACCTGGGTGGCCTCTCGGCCCATGTGCGTGTCGAGTTCCTGCCCAAGAACACATCAGCCCTGATCCAGCCCATGAACCAGGGCATCATCGCTGCCTTCAAGGCCCATTACCTGCACCGCATGCTCAGCCAGCTGGTCCAGGAAACGGCTGGTGAGGACCGGCCCTCTGTGCGGGAGTTCTGGCGCAGCTATACTGTCATAACCGCTGTAGACAATATTGCCGAGGCCTGGGCAGAGCTGCAGCCTGCCACCATGAATAGTGCCTGGAGGAAGCTGTGGCCTGAGTGCGTGCCCACTGGTGCCCCTGAACCTAATGCTGTGCCCCAGCTCCACCGCAGCATTATGGCACTAGCAAGCCATGTGGGCCTTGGGGACGTGGCTGAGGCTGATGTCACCTGCCTGCTCCAGGCCCATGGGGAGCCCCTGCCCCGGGGCATCCCTCAAGATGCAGAGGATGGGGACGCCAGTGCCTCTGAGCTGCCCTGGGAGGTAGGGAAAGGCCTGGCCTCCAGAAGACCAGAGCCAGATCTTACAGGGGCTGTGGTTGGTGCAGGGACTAAGGAGGAAGCTGGTGTGGGTGCACCGAGCCCCGAGCACCTGGCCCAGGCCCTCTCCCACTTCGCTGCTGGCCTGCGGGTCCTCACAGAGAATGATCCCAACCGGGAGCGCAGCCTGCGTGTGTCCCGGGGTGTCCACTGTGCCCTTGCCCGCCTCCGGGAGCTGCACCGGGAAAGGAGGCGACAAGATCAGGCAGCTACATCCTCAGGAGGCCCCGTGGTGTTGGCAACGAGGGAGTTGGCTGGAAGCCTGCACTCACCCCAGGTGGGGCCCACAGGGTGGACCAGTGGCTAA